Proteins encoded by one window of Halorubrum ruber:
- a CDS encoding 1,4-dihydroxy-2-naphthoyl-CoA synthase, with translation MVSEIFDPDTWEPVTDEFDDITYHRAVDVPAVRIAFDRPAVRNAFRPGTVDELYAALDHARKQADVGTVLLTGNGPSEKDGGWAFCSGGDQSVRGGSGYEYRDDDEAGDDDDDLVRSARAGRLHILEVQRLIRFMPKPVVAVVPGWAVGGGHSLHVVCDMTLASEEHAKFLQTDPDVGSFDGGFGSAYLAKQIGQKKAREVFFRGKTYSAEEAADMGMVNEVVAHEELEDVALEWADEMTRKSPTAMRMLKYAFNMADDGMVGQQVFAGEATRLAYMTEEAQEGRDAFLEGREPQFRDYPWHY, from the coding sequence ATGGTCTCGGAGATCTTCGATCCCGACACGTGGGAGCCCGTCACCGACGAGTTCGACGACATCACCTATCACCGCGCCGTCGACGTCCCCGCGGTCCGGATCGCCTTCGACCGCCCCGCGGTCCGCAACGCCTTCCGTCCCGGCACGGTCGACGAGCTGTACGCCGCGCTCGACCACGCGCGCAAGCAGGCCGACGTCGGCACCGTCCTCCTCACCGGGAACGGCCCCTCGGAGAAGGACGGCGGCTGGGCGTTCTGCTCGGGCGGCGACCAGTCGGTGCGGGGCGGCTCCGGCTACGAGTACCGCGACGACGACGAGGCGGGCGACGACGACGACGACCTCGTCCGCTCGGCGCGCGCCGGTCGGCTCCACATCCTCGAGGTCCAGCGGCTGATCCGATTCATGCCGAAGCCCGTCGTCGCGGTCGTCCCCGGCTGGGCGGTCGGCGGCGGCCACTCGCTGCACGTCGTCTGCGACATGACCCTCGCCAGCGAGGAGCACGCGAAGTTCCTCCAGACCGACCCCGACGTGGGCTCGTTCGACGGCGGGTTCGGCTCCGCCTACCTCGCGAAGCAGATCGGCCAGAAGAAGGCCCGCGAGGTGTTCTTCCGCGGGAAGACCTACTCGGCCGAGGAGGCCGCGGACATGGGGATGGTCAACGAGGTCGTCGCCCACGAGGAGCTGGAGGACGTGGCCCTGGAGTGGGCCGACGAGATGACCCGGAAGTCGCCGACCGCGATGCGGATGTTAAAGTACGCGTTCAACATGGCCGACGACGGGATGGTCGGCCAGCAGGTGTTCGCCGGCGAGGCGACGCGGCTCGCGTACATGACGGAGGAGGCCCAGGAGGGCCGCGACGCGTTCTTGGAGGGCCGGGAGCCGCAGTTCCGCGACTATCCGTGGCACTACTGA
- a CDS encoding CBS domain-containing protein encodes MLVEEVMTTDLVTCDVDATVRDATERMLRNRVGSVVVTDGGTPAGILTESDVHHAGYVTDDSLSSIPVRKAASAPLVTVRPSATLRAATERMRSEGVKKLVDGVTPEGIVTTGDVVDNYARIRQEVRDLATDTTGWSERTDDLRD; translated from the coding sequence ATGCTCGTCGAGGAGGTGATGACGACGGACCTCGTGACCTGCGACGTCGACGCCACGGTCCGGGACGCCACGGAGCGGATGCTCCGCAACCGGGTCGGGAGCGTCGTCGTTACGGACGGCGGGACCCCGGCCGGGATCCTGACCGAGAGCGACGTCCACCACGCCGGATACGTCACCGACGATTCCCTGTCGTCGATCCCAGTCCGGAAGGCGGCGAGCGCTCCCCTCGTCACCGTCCGGCCGAGCGCGACGCTCCGAGCCGCCACGGAACGCATGCGCTCGGAGGGCGTCAAGAAGCTCGTCGACGGCGTGACGCCCGAGGGGATCGTCACCACGGGGGACGTCGTCGACAACTACGCACGGATCCGTCAGGAGGTCCGGGACCTCGCGACGGACACGACCGGCTGGTCGGAGCGGACCGACGACCTCCGCGACTGA